The Pseudomonas chlororaphis subsp. piscium genome contains the following window.
GCGCTGGCGACTCCACTCGCCGTACACCAGCTGGCGCAGCCGCACCTCCGGGTGCTCGGCCAGCGCCCGCTGCAGGCCCTGTTCACGGGATTGCGCCACCGGGGTGTTCTTCACGCCCGAGAACGCCAACAGGTCGATGTGCTGCCCGGGGGCGAGCGGGCCATGACGGCGAATCAGCTCCTTGAGCATCTGGTAGCCGGCCTCTTCGTCGTTGGCGATCATGCTGCCGATCCAGTCGGGATAACGGCTCTGGCGATCGCCCAGCAAGCGTTGCTGGTCGCTGGTCAGCGCGTTGTTGACGACGAACAGCTTCACCCCGCTGCCCTGGGACAGGCGCAGGATCTCCGGCGCGACATATTGCTCGTTGACCACCACCAGGTAATCCGGCCGGTCCGGGCCCTGCAGGGCTTCCCGGGCCTGGCGGATGGTGATTTGCGAATCGCGCTGCGAATAACACACGCGCAGATCCAGGCCGAGGTCGTTGGCCGCGGCCTGCATGAACTGTGAATAGCCGACCCAGAAGGCTTCGGTAGAATGGCCCGGGTTCAGAAACACCACCGAGGTGGCATGGGCCACGGCCCAGAACGACCCGCTCAGTACCAGCGGCAGTACCAGCAGATACCTACCTAACACCTTCAACATTGCGACCAGAGCCCCGGAATATTGCCTTGCAGTATAACTGGCAAAATACTGGCCAATGTCGGCAAATTGTCATTTCCCAGAGACAATTCGGGCTCTGTTCATCGCTCGACCGCAACTATTGATGACTGACCCAGAACACCGCCGTTCCCACGACCAGAATGATCAGAAAGAGAATGGCCCAAGCATCGACACTGCTGTCGCTTTTCCTTGCCTTGGTTGGATTGCTCATAGCATCGCCTCTTGTCGGTTTTATCGGTGACTGCACAAAGACTCGAGCACAGTTAAGTCGAGGATTGCCCTTACCACAAATGTGGGTTTGAGGCGGCTGGTTACCGTTAGTCGTTTTGGTTCTTTGCATATACTCAAACATCACTTTTGCGCATAACTGCAAACTGGTATCTTCGCCCGGCTCCGTTGGGAGTGCGCGGCCGTGCGCGCAGAATTTCTTGGGTGACATCCGCCTCTGCGTCACCTGATAAGCCTGAGAACAGGATCTATATGTACGTATACGACGAGTACGATCAGCGGATCATCGAGGACCGCGTCAAGCAGTTCCGTGATCAGACCCGGCGCTATCTGGCAGGCGAGCTGAGCGAAGAAGAATTCCGCCCTCTGCGCCTGCAGAATGGGCTCTATATCCAACGTTTTGCCCCGATGCTGCGGGTGGCGGTGCCTTATGGCCAGCTGACTTCGCGCCAAGCACGGATGATGGCCAAGATCGCTCGCGACTACGACAAGGGCTACGCCCACATCA
Protein-coding sequences here:
- a CDS encoding ABC transporter substrate-binding protein — its product is MLKVLGRYLLVLPLVLSGSFWAVAHATSVVFLNPGHSTEAFWVGYSQFMQAAANDLGLDLRVCYSQRDSQITIRQAREALQGPDRPDYLVVVNEQYVAPEILRLSQGSGVKLFVVNNALTSDQQRLLGDRQSRYPDWIGSMIANDEEAGYQMLKELIRRHGPLAPGQHIDLLAFSGVKNTPVAQSREQGLQRALAEHPEVRLRQLVYGEWSRQRAFEQAQQLLKRYPQTQLIWSANDEMALGAMQALEQQGRRPGKEVLFSALNSSPQALQALIDGRLTALIAGHFTLGGWAMVVLNDDARGLNPAAYGGPDWQLDVFQLLDRVQAQRLLDLQGSQQYGVDFRGLSAQGKPAGYRYPFSLNLLLH